The following proteins are encoded in a genomic region of Sorangiineae bacterium MSr12523:
- a CDS encoding 1,4-dihydroxy-2-naphthoyl-CoA synthase, translated as MSQVSAIFDPKRWRPVDEFKFQDITYHRAVDQGTVRIAFNRPEVRNAFRPRTVDELYRALDHARTWTDVGCVLITGNGPSPRDGGWAFCSGGDQRIRGKDGYQYEKDDDENKGRLGLLHILEVQRLIRFMPKVVIAVVSGWAAGGGHSLHVVCDLTIASKEHGKFKQTDPDVASFDSGYGSALLARQVGQKKAREIFFIGRAYSADEAAAMGMVNASVPHAELEEFALDWGKEINSKSPTAMKMLKYGFNLPDDGLVGQQLFAGEATRLAYGTDEAQEGRDSFLEKRPRDFSRFPWRY; from the coding sequence ATGTCTCAGGTCTCGGCGATTTTCGACCCGAAGCGATGGCGCCCGGTCGACGAGTTCAAATTCCAAGACATCACGTACCACCGCGCCGTGGACCAGGGCACGGTGCGCATCGCCTTCAACCGTCCCGAGGTCCGCAATGCCTTCCGGCCCCGCACGGTGGACGAGTTGTATCGCGCGCTCGATCATGCGCGCACGTGGACGGATGTCGGCTGTGTGCTCATCACGGGCAACGGCCCTTCGCCGCGCGACGGTGGTTGGGCGTTCTGCTCGGGCGGCGACCAGCGCATCCGCGGCAAGGATGGCTACCAGTACGAGAAGGACGACGACGAGAACAAGGGCAGGCTAGGGCTCTTGCACATCCTCGAGGTGCAGCGGCTCATTCGCTTCATGCCCAAAGTGGTCATCGCCGTGGTCTCGGGTTGGGCCGCCGGCGGTGGGCATAGCCTGCACGTGGTGTGCGATCTCACGATTGCGAGCAAGGAGCACGGCAAGTTCAAGCAAACGGATCCCGACGTGGCGAGCTTCGACAGCGGCTATGGCTCGGCGTTGCTCGCGCGGCAAGTCGGTCAGAAAAAGGCGCGCGAGATCTTCTTCATCGGGCGTGCGTACTCGGCCGACGAGGCAGCCGCGATGGGCATGGTCAACGCCTCGGTGCCGCACGCCGAGCTCGAGGAGTTCGCCCTCGATTGGGGCAAAGAGATCAACTCGAAGAGCCCCACCGCCATGAAGATGCTCAAATACGGTTTCAACCTGCCCGATGATGGGCTGGTGGGCCAGCAGCTCTTCGCCGGAGAGGCCACACGCCTCGCATACGGCACCGACGAAGCGCAGGAAGGTCGCGACTCCTTCCTCGAAAAGCGCCCGCGCGATTTCTCGCGCTTCCCCTGGCGCTACTGA
- a CDS encoding cytochrome P450 — translation MVTTSNERIDDLDFAPFAPEVLDDPYTAYAQLRERTPCYYVKKHDFWIVSRFDDLVAASKNHAVFSSTGGVGLEWKQRPMMPMYDPPEHSRLRRLVGRHFAPKAIANLTPRVERMVGHLLGRMFETSRADIVADLAEPLSLGVIADLMGVPESDRANFRKWADNVMGELSGGLNAEAAARAEASRHEFVSYLKELVGHRRRHPDPQAVDIISMLVAANESEALTHFEVTAFCVLLLVAGFEPTVNGVANTVLALLEHPDQARKLLADPRLLPAGIEEALRYDTPVQAFFRNTLTATEISGVALPARAKVMLHFGAANRDPRHYEEPDRFMVTRPMDENVVFGAGVHYCLGAPLARLQLNTLGRVALQRVRSVRRAGEIERASTLLFRGIRRFPVEVLAK, via the coding sequence ATGGTGACGACGTCGAACGAGCGAATCGACGACCTCGACTTCGCGCCCTTCGCGCCCGAGGTCCTCGACGATCCGTATACCGCGTACGCCCAGCTCCGCGAACGAACCCCGTGCTACTACGTCAAGAAGCACGACTTCTGGATCGTTTCGAGATTCGACGATCTCGTGGCCGCGTCCAAGAATCACGCGGTCTTCTCGTCCACCGGCGGAGTAGGGCTCGAATGGAAACAGCGCCCCATGATGCCCATGTACGATCCGCCCGAGCATAGCCGGCTGCGGCGCCTCGTAGGCCGTCACTTCGCGCCCAAAGCGATCGCCAATCTCACACCGCGCGTGGAGCGCATGGTGGGTCATTTGCTCGGGCGCATGTTCGAGACGAGCCGCGCGGACATCGTGGCCGATCTCGCGGAGCCGCTGTCGCTCGGGGTCATTGCGGATCTCATGGGCGTCCCCGAGAGCGACCGCGCCAACTTCCGGAAATGGGCGGACAACGTGATGGGCGAATTGTCCGGCGGGCTGAATGCAGAGGCCGCAGCCCGCGCCGAAGCGTCCCGCCACGAGTTCGTCTCGTACCTCAAGGAGCTGGTCGGCCACCGACGACGCCATCCCGATCCCCAGGCGGTGGACATCATCTCGATGCTCGTCGCGGCCAACGAGAGCGAGGCATTGACCCATTTCGAGGTGACCGCCTTTTGCGTGCTCTTGCTCGTGGCAGGCTTCGAACCCACGGTCAACGGCGTCGCGAATACCGTGCTCGCCTTGCTCGAGCACCCCGATCAAGCGCGGAAGCTCCTTGCCGATCCGCGCCTGCTTCCGGCCGGCATCGAGGAGGCCCTTCGCTACGATACGCCGGTGCAAGCGTTCTTTCGCAATACGCTGACCGCGACGGAGATCTCGGGGGTCGCGCTTCCGGCCCGCGCCAAGGTGATGCTTCACTTCGGCGCGGCCAATCGAGATCCGCGTCACTACGAAGAGCCCGATCGGTTCATGGTCACGCGGCCCATGGACGAAAACGTCGTCTTTGGAGCGGGTGTTCACTATTGCTTGGGCGCCCCGCTGGCGCGATTGCAGCTCAATACGCTGGGGCGCGTCGCACTTCAGAGGGTCCGCTCCGTGCGACGCGCCGGCGAGATCGAACGGGCGAGCACCCTGCTCTTTCGGGGCATCCGGCGTTTCCCCGTCGAGGTGCTCGCCAAGTGA
- a CDS encoding AMP-binding protein, giving the protein MTLSILDAAREVPRRTALVLEGTSYSYADLAERTRSAMAWLRTQGIEGDEQGRVALLGTLRLETIVFLYALMELGAPAVLVHPRLTPPERAALLEDSRPTLFIENKVDLPPVPVPVPVPVPVPVPDRTLAILYTSGTSGRSKGAILSRRAFLAAARASERNLGWYDEDRWLLCMPLAHVGGLSILVRALLARRCVVVHRGGFDPEAIAHVIERDRVTLASFVPTMLKKMLDRGWRCPSHLRAILLGGAAASESLLDASREAGLPVLTTYGLTEACSQVTTQRRGTAPSPAQGAGEALDGAEIRIEDGEILVRGPMLMSGYFPKDAHPDPFLPGGWFRTGDLGRLDAEGRLHVLARRTDLIVTGGENVYPREVESALERIDGIREACVFALPDDTWGALVAAALVASGTPLDDAALSSRIELSLAPHKRPRRIAWLPDLVRGAQDKLDRKQTAALAMPLLHALHPPRKE; this is encoded by the coding sequence GTGACCCTGTCCATCCTGGACGCCGCGCGCGAGGTGCCACGGCGTACGGCGCTGGTCCTCGAGGGAACGTCGTATTCCTACGCCGATCTCGCGGAGCGCACGCGCTCGGCCATGGCCTGGCTGCGCACACAGGGCATCGAGGGCGACGAACAAGGTCGGGTCGCACTGCTCGGCACCTTGCGGCTCGAGACCATCGTCTTCTTGTATGCGCTGATGGAACTGGGCGCCCCCGCGGTCCTTGTGCACCCGCGCCTCACGCCGCCGGAGCGCGCCGCACTTTTGGAGGATTCCCGCCCGACATTGTTCATCGAGAACAAGGTCGACCTCCCCCCCGTGCCCGTGCCCGTGCCCGTGCCCGTGCCCGTGCCCGTGCCCGACCGCACACTCGCCATCCTCTACACCTCCGGCACCAGCGGCCGATCCAAAGGCGCAATCCTGAGCCGCCGCGCATTCCTCGCGGCGGCGCGGGCCAGCGAGCGCAATCTCGGTTGGTACGACGAAGACCGCTGGCTGCTCTGCATGCCCTTGGCGCACGTCGGCGGGCTCTCCATCCTCGTGCGCGCGCTCCTGGCGCGCCGGTGCGTCGTCGTCCATCGAGGAGGCTTCGACCCCGAGGCCATTGCGCACGTCATCGAGCGCGATCGCGTGACGCTCGCCTCGTTCGTACCGACCATGCTCAAAAAGATGCTCGACCGCGGTTGGCGATGCCCTTCCCATCTGCGCGCCATCCTCCTTGGGGGCGCGGCCGCGTCCGAATCGCTGCTCGATGCATCCCGAGAAGCCGGCCTGCCCGTTCTCACGACCTATGGCCTCACCGAGGCCTGCTCGCAGGTCACGACGCAACGCCGCGGCACCGCGCCGTCGCCGGCTCAGGGCGCGGGCGAGGCCCTCGATGGGGCCGAAATCCGCATCGAGGACGGAGAGATCCTCGTGCGAGGCCCCATGCTCATGTCGGGCTACTTCCCGAAGGATGCCCACCCCGACCCATTTTTGCCCGGCGGATGGTTCCGAACGGGCGATCTCGGACGCCTCGACGCCGAAGGTCGGCTTCACGTCCTCGCCCGCCGCACGGACCTCATTGTCACCGGCGGTGAAAATGTTTACCCACGCGAGGTGGAGTCCGCTCTGGAGCGCATCGACGGCATTCGCGAGGCCTGCGTCTTCGCCCTGCCCGACGACACGTGGGGCGCGTTGGTCGCGGCCGCACTCGTCGCCTCGGGCACACCGCTCGACGATGCTGCGTTATCATCCCGGATCGAGCTCTCCCTCGCGCCCCACAAGCGACCCCGCCGAATTGCGTGGCTGCCCGATCTCGTCCGGGGCGCGCAGGACAAATTGGACCGCAAGCAGACGGCTGCCTTGGCCATGCCTCTCCTGCACGCGCTGCACCCTCCAAGAAAGGAATGA